In Hoplias malabaricus isolate fHopMal1 chromosome 6, fHopMal1.hap1, whole genome shotgun sequence, a single window of DNA contains:
- the pex11b gene encoding peroxisomal membrane protein 11B — protein MMESWVRFSAQSQAKERVFRAAQYACTLLGYTLQKGGATAELLKMIKQLETHLSLSRKLIRLGNSAEALEAAKRAVHLSDCVLRLCITVAHLNRAMYFACDNMLWAGKTGLLPQLDQNKWSQRSFRYYLFALILNLTRDAYEIRLLMERESRSVSAKSTLGGPSVLSPGLENGEFSPGSSSPPLPALPVLTARLQRQLRLLVSVLRSNPPLLLDLLKNLCDVFIPLDKLGLYPTGPGFVGACGLTSSVLSILTILYPWLKLKP, from the exons ATGATGGAGTCGTGGGTGCGATTCAGCGCTCAGAGTCAAGCTAAAGAACGAGTTTTCAG GGCGGCGCAGTATGCCTGCACACTGCTGGGATACACTCTGCAGAAAGGAGGGGCTACTGCTGAACTTCTGAAAATGATAAAACAGCTAGAAACCCACCTGAGTCTCAGCAGAAAGT TGATAAGATTAGGGAACTCTGCAGAGGCTCTGGAGGCAGCTAAGCGAGCGGTGCATTTGTCCGACTGTGTGCTGAGGCTGTGCATCACTGTGGCCCATttaaacagagccatgtactTTGCCTGTGATAACATGCTGTGGGCTGGAAAAACAGGCCTCCTGCCCCAACTCGACCAGAACAAGTGGAGCCAGAGGTCATTCAG ATATTATCTGTTTGCTCTGATCCTGAACCTGACCCGTGACGCATACGAGATCCGACTGCTGATGGAGAGAGAGTCTCGCAGTGTTTCGGCTAAAAGTACTCTGGGCGGTCCATCTGTGTTGTCTCCTGGGCTAGAGAACGGAGAGTTTTCCCCAGGCTCCTCTTCTCCTCCCCTCCCCGCTCTCCCGGTGCTGACGGCTCGGCTCCAGCGTCagctccgcctcctcgtctcaGTCCTCAGGAGTAATCCTCCGCTCCTGCTGGACCTTCTGAAGAACTTGTGTGACGTTTTCATCCCTCTGGACAAACTGGGGCTCTATCCAACAGGACCAGGCTTCGTAGGAGCCTGTGGTCTCACCTCTTCTGTTCTGTCCATCCTCACCATCCTGTACCCCTGGCTCAAGCTCAAACcatga